The Populus nigra chromosome 14, ddPopNigr1.1, whole genome shotgun sequence genome has a segment encoding these proteins:
- the LOC133672474 gene encoding probable esterase KAI2: MGIVEEAHNAKILGSGEQVIVLAHGFGTDQSVWKHLIPHIVDEYKVILYDNMGAGTTNPDYFDFNRYSSLEGYAYDLLAILEELKVESCILVAHSVSGIIGAIASISRPDLFSKIVMLSASPRYLNDVDYYGGFEQEDLDQLFEAMQNNYKAWCSGFAPLAVGGDMDSVAVQEFSRTLFNMRPDIALSVAQTIFQSDMRSILHMVTVPCHILQSMKDLAVPVVAAEYLHQNLGGESIVEVMSSDGHLPQLSSPDIVIPVLLKHIRYNIAS; this comes from the exons aTGGGTATTGTAGAAGAAGCTCATAACGCGAAGATCTTGGGGTCAGGAGAGCAAGTGATAGTTTTGGCTCATGGGTTTGGGACGGATCAGTCTGTATGGAAGCACTTGATTCCACACATCGTTGATGAGTACAAAGTTATTCTGTATGATAACATGGGTGCTGGAACTACAAACCCAGATTACTTTGACTTCAATCGGTACTCATCTCTTGAAGGTTATGCTTATGATTTGCTTGCCATTTTAGAGGAGTTAAAAGTTGAGTCTTGTATTCTTGTCGCTCACTCTGTTTCTGGCATTATTGGTGCTATTGCCTCTATCAGTCGCCCTGATCTCTTCTCAAAAATTGTCATGCTTTCTGCTTCTCCAAG GTATTTGAATGATGTTGATTACTATGGAGGATTTGAGCAAGAAGATTTAGACCAATTATTTGAAGCGAtgcaaaacaattataaagcaTGGTGTTCAGGTTTTGCCCCACTAGCCGTGGGTGGAGACATGGATTCTGTAGCAGTGCAGGAATTCAGCCGCACCCTCTTCAATATGAGGCCAGACATTGCCCTTAGCGTGGCACAAACCATCTTCCAAAGTGACATGAGGTCAATCCTGCATATGGTCACAGTGCCCTGCCACATTCTGCAGAGCATGAAGGACTTGGCAGTGCCTGTGGTTGCCGCGGAATATTTGCACCAAAATCTTGGTGGTGAATCAATTGTTGAAGTCATGTCATCGGATGGTCACCTGCCTCAGTTGAGCTCTCCGGATATTGTGATCCCTGTGCTTCTAAAGCACATTCGTTACAATATTGCTTCATGA